The Oncorhynchus gorbuscha isolate QuinsamMale2020 ecotype Even-year linkage group LG04, OgorEven_v1.0, whole genome shotgun sequence genome includes the window aggacatcactGCTCCgtgtcgttgttctgttggaaggtgaaccgtctcgccagtctgagaacctgctctagagcgcttaggacttcatcaaggatctctctgtactttgttcatTTTTCCTTTGTTCCtgactctcccagtccctgccactgaaaaacatccccacagcaagatgctgccaccaccatgcttcaacatagggatggtaccaggtttcctccagcctccctaccactgaggaagtacagttcctgctcagcccagtcaaaactgttcgctgctctggccccccaatggtggaacaaactccctcacgacgccaggacagcggagtcaatcaccaccttcgagagacacctgaaaccccacctctttaaggaatacctaggataggataagtaatccttctcacccccccccctttaagatttagatgcactattgtaaagtgactgttccactggatgtcataaggtgaatgcaccaatttgtaagtcgctcttgataagaacgtctgctaaatgacttaaatgtaaatgtagaggagAGTCTGACTTCATcaatacttgtatttgtgagaagtattgacatgttgaatgcacagaGCTGTCCGTTTAAACTGCTAGCACaaagctcagacacccatgcatacctcacaagacatgccaccagaggccTCTTCACAGTTCCCAAGTCCAGAATAGACTACATAAAGCCATGACATGGAACTCTATtgcacatcaagtaactcatgcaagcagtaaaatcagatttaaaaaacagataaaaatacaccttaaagaacagcggggactgtgaagtgaCTCACACACAGTGAAGAGACACTCACAGGCACAGATACGCATACACAGAAACAATCAAATGTGCACTATACACACAGGTACACATGGAttatgtgttgtagatatgtggtagtagggTAGTGGCATGAGGGCACatacttaatgtgttgtgaaatgtatagtaattaaaaaatatatatatgtatttaactgccttcattttgctggaccccaggatcCATAGGAATCCATAATACACAtacaaaatgagtagaattgcatgaaatgagtTGTAAAATTGCTAAATCTCCTCTCCGAGCCcgaggcaaaatgtgtagaattgcagcaaattTGCTTTAAAACCACACCATTTGATCTAAGCCACATGGCAAAATTTGTAGAATTTCAAGAAATGAACTCTAAAAGATTATTTTTTCTTCCCGCTTTCAAAGGTGTGGGGGGGACTAACATTTTAGCTTGAAAGGTGCGGGGCCCCCCGACAAAATGTTGCTTAAAGTCCCCAAAAGGCTATGGAcggctctgactgcatgtgtgggtatgcAGATCCTCCGGCCACTGCAGTCCCTCATGAGTTCAGATTCTTTTGTGCAACCACCCTCATCAAAGTTGACCATTCCTGGTGTAAATTAATAATCCTGGCAATTAAACTTTGAGAGGGGTAGATATAAATGCTCTTATCAAGTACAGTAGTTTGATACTCTATGTTCTCCAGTTATACTGTATGTTCATAAAAGTTTAAGATACAACCAATAAAGTATCAGTTATGAATTATGCTACAGTTGTTAAAATTTGTGATTATTCACCATTTATAAATGGTCCTTTTGAGAATGTATATAAGATTTCTCAAGTAAGGTCGGCCTATGGTTTTTGAAATATATGTTTGAGTAATGAATACCttatccagtggtgtaaagtacttaagtaaaaaatactttagtcgttttgggggtatctgtactttaattTTTCTTCactacaatcaaatcaaatgttatttgacacaagagccaaatacaacaggtgtaggtagaccttacaatgaaatgcttacttacaagcccttaaccaacaacatAGTTTTaagaaaaagtaaaaaaatagatgatgtttttttatttattaaataattaaacagcagcattaaaataacaatagcgaggctatatacggggggtaccagtacagagtcaatgtgcgggggcaccggttagtcgaggtaattgatgtaatatgtacatgtagcagAAAGGTAAGAGAgtggtctgggtagccctttgattagctgttagGTATATAAATAAAGCCATATACGTAATAGTGAAACTAACTTCATCCACACTAATAAAAATAGTACAttgccaaaacaaacaaaactacCACTTCTTCTTACTTTTAgttctccatatctcccttctcAGGCTGTgggacctgagagggtggtaacAGCTTGTGCCAATATTGCATGCAAGTCCTTCACTGAGAAATCTTTCAGCTCCAGGAAACGCTCTGTCGCAATCACGATGATTTCTATCTTCCTGGACCTTCTCTCCACCTTGACAGTGCCATTAACTACCATAGCTATAAATGCCAAAGTCCACCTTCTTAATCTTTAAAATGTCAGGATCCTGCTGGTGAATGTCAACCCCTGTATTCTGCAGTGTAGGCCTATCCACTACCATGGACTCTTCTGGTGCGCCATTCAAACCCTCAACCCCTTTTCACAGCTGCTGCATATGCAATGCTCTGTAAAACCCTGACTTTGGCCACCTGATTCTCTTTCACCCTTATGGGGCATTCAGAAGACATGGCATCAAGTCACATATTCATCAAGTCACATATTCATCACTTTTATAACACATAACATGATCCTTTCCACAACTTGGACATCTCTGCTTCTCCCTTCTGTAAACATTTGCGACATGACCAACAGCTTTACACTGATCAAACTGCATTGGTCTTGGGATAAATGCTCGGACTTTGTAGTTAATATATGATAACTGCACTTGAGTAGAGAGAGACTCCATATCCAAAAAcaaaagaacagaacagatagacTCTTCACCATTCACCACACGATTCGCCCGCCGTGCTTCAATCACTCCAGGAATATTTTGAATCTCTTCAAAAATCGACAGCCCACGAGACGCCAGATATAACCCCCTTGAGGGGTGCCCAGTTCCGAAGAGACACACACGACATTTTAAACGTATCAAAAGACACAAAAGGCACGTTCCTTCTGATCCGCAAAGTTAAACAAAAATCAAAACAAGCCCGCCTCTCAAGATCATTACAGCCTTCACTTTACCCAGCACTCTCTCCACCAGTTAGATAAATCAAATGGTTTTTTTCAAGATTGGTACTCTGCTCAATTGCTCCTCATTAACAAACCGTACTCCTACTAGATACGAAAGGTCATTCTCATCACTGTACACTACTTTGCTCCGTTTTCCATTCTTTTGGACAACACTTCAATTCTCCTTGATTCTACCGCCATTCTATTCAGAACCCACTCATCCGCTACCGCCATCTTTCGCTTGTCTTTACCTGCCTGCCTCATTCTCAGGAAAGTCACACTACTCTGGAAACTTTATGACCGGCTTTGGTCAAGGTGTGTCCTTTATGCCGCCACACACAGGAAGTAAACTACGGTGTTTGATTGGCTGCTTTGCACAATGACACGTAAGATACGTTTTTTCTTTGACACCACATGAACAAGTATCAGATAACTTCGTTTAGTTGCAGAGAAGTCTTCAGGTTTACTCCTTCACCGGTGTATTTCGACGCCTTAATGCGAAGTAATTATGTTTAAAGTTTTTACACCTTTCATTGATACcttatgtaatgtactgtaatatacacAAGAACAGGAGACGTTTCAGTTTCAAATTAAACTTGGTAACGTTAACATTAATTTACGAGGTTACTACTTCATAACGTTATATATATATTGTACTAGCTACCGTATCCGTCCCGGCTAAATTTGATaagagtagctagctagctaactgaaaGTTACTGAAAGTTAGCTAAACAGACTTtggtaactaacgttagctagctattaaCGTTAGCATACTAGCTAGTTATTTAGCTGGTGTTACATGTCgtaatatctaacagtactaCTAAAAAGAAATGGCTAGCTACATTCACTATTGAACCACAGTTGATAGCAGGTTAACTAATTCAGTTGACTTAGATTATGGCTTGTCTCCTGTGTGGATTCAACTTtggaacttgtgtgtgtgtgtgtgtgtgtgtgtgtgtgtgattaactTATTATTTTCTCTTTCAGTACAACTATAGGTGTTGTATGAGTGATTGCGCTACTGAGACTGATACCATGTCTGATTTGGTGGATGCCAAAGGGATAGCTGCACAAGGGTAAGGCAATGCATTTCTCCTGTCAACCCTATCATCTACCCAAAGAATAGAGGGTGGGCatcaaaatcaaatgtacattaccttcagaaagtattaatacaccttgacttattccaccccgaatttaaaatgtttattttttttgtcacccatctacacacaatgccccaaaAATTACAATGAAaactttattttttatgtttgcaaatgtactgaaaatgaaatacagaaatatctcatttacatatgtattcacatccctgagtcaatactttgtagaagcacctttagcagcgaatacagctgtgaatctttctggcTACATCTTAAGAACTTTCcaaacctggattgtgcaacatatgcctattattattttcaaaattcttcaagatcTGTCAAATTGATTGATGGTAATTGCTAGACAACAATTTGCAGGTcttaccatagattttcaagcagattttaGTCAAGTGTAACTCAGCCACGCAGGatcattcactgtcttcttggtaagtaactccactGTAGATTATGTGAATTTTTCTCCCAGTGGCTGGTGGAAAGCAgaatgaaccaggttttcctctaggattttgcctgtgcttagctccattccatttatattttatcctgaaaaactccccagtccttaacgttACAATCATAccgataacatgatgcagccaccactatgattgaagatatggagagtggtactcagtaatgtgttgtattcaacttctgcttttattttttttaaccatctaccaataggtgccctttgcaaggcattgaacaactccctggtctttgtggttgaatctgtgtttgaaatgtacagctcgactgagggaccttacagataattgtatgtgtggggtacaaagatgaggcagtcattaaaaaaatcattttaacactattattgcacacagtaagtccatgcaacttatgtgacttgttaagcaatttttaaaaatacttattgactcaagacatttcagcttttcatattttattttgacattattgggtattgtgtgtaggccagtgacaaaacatctcaattcaatctattttaaattcatgctgtaacacaacaaaatgtggaaaaggtcaaggggcgcgaatagtttctgaaggcactgtattttattCTATTAGTTTGCACTCTGATTTTTTATTTAGATACCAATTTGGGTGGCATGCACTGGGCGAGTGAGCCTCTTTTTACATAGTTCTATCAGCTGTCACATTCTGTGAAAGCATCTTTCAACATAATTTTACCCCTGAATAGTGTCGGACAAATTATCCTCTCATCTGCATTAGAGTGCAATGTGACATTGCGTGTCTGATCATAAGACAAAACCTGCTGTCATTGTGCCTTCAAGCATGTCAGCTGGCTTCATTAGCCAAACAACATGCATTTTCAACGTACCTGTGGAGCCAGTTTAACATGGACAGTGAAACGTGTATGTAGACGTTTTAATCACTCTGCAAGGACTTCTGCAATGTGGTATTGTCTGCCCACTGTGCCGCAGCCGATTCAGTGTTAAAAGGAACTTTTTCCTTTTGCTCCAGGCTGGGCAGTCCCTCAGTGCAAAGGTTTACGACAGAGAATCCTGAAGTAGACGCTAAGCCTCCGGCTGACATGTACACATATAAGATGAACTACCCCTGCCTTGGACAGTGTGTCATCATCAACAACAAGAACTTTGACAAGCACACAGGTAGGCCTAAGTTTGTACTATGTATTTTTGTCTATTTCACTTGTTCAGGTTATGATGGTATGTCCGATTTTTGTTATATACACTTCATTGGTTATTTCCCTTTAAAGGAATGAGCTTTCGCAATGGAACAGACATGGATGCAGGACATGCGATCAAAGTGTTCTCGAGTTTGGGGTACAAAGTCAAGGTTGCTAATGACCAGACTGTGCAACAGATACAACAGCTGCTTTGCAAAGGTAAGCTCAGCAGTTGtgatgtctgagtgtctgagttaGATTGTCTTTCTTTGTGGAGTCATTTGAGAAGTTTCTCTCTGATTGTCTACAAATAAGTTGCACTAGTGTTGGTAGTAGTGATGTGACATCTGGCAAAATTTGATCAACTGAAGGAAATCTCTTTTTAATGTTAAGTTCGATTGACTTCAAgagccactgtgtgtgtgcgtgcgtgtgtgtgacatTTTCAGTGTCTCAAGACGACCACAGCCAGTCGGCCTCctttgtgtgtgtgatgctgagcCATGGAGACGAGGGGGTGTTCTATGGCACAGATGGCAACGTAGAACTCAAGAAGCTCACTGGCCTCTTTAGGGGCGACCGCTGCAAAACGCTGGTGGGCAAGCCCAAACTCTTCTTCATCCAGGTACTGTAAGGTTTTAGCTGCCTGTTCAAACTTTCTGTACTGAAGTGATGAACATGTATTTGCATGACTGATATTCAGTGGTACATTGCTAAGAGTAGCTTATCTTCCCCTGGCCCTTAACCCCTGATCCTTTCTGTGGATCTGGTGACTAGGCGTGCCGTGGCAATGACCTGGATGGTGGCATAGAGACAGACTCCGTTGCTGATGACTCTCCAGAGAGGATTCCTGTTGAGGCAGACTTTCTCTACGCTTATTCTACAGCTCCAGGTAATAAACTCTGTTTTATTAATGCCCCACTTTGACATACTTTAAAGGGCCAtggcagtcaaaaatgtgatttttttaaatatttatttccacactgaggttgtAATAACTGAAATTGTGGAAATTATAATCcctttttagtgtaagagctgtttgaaaagttTTGGTGGATAGAGTTTTGCCAGCCTAGCGACAtcaccattttaattgaaaacaatcgcAGTAAGTTACTTCATTGTTACCAAGAAATGATTTGGtattgagataaaaacgtctGCAGTCGTGCATACTACATATGTTACATTTACATGGTACATAGTACTGATATATGTTATAACTTTTACACACAAACTGCAAACGGGTATGACAGTAGACTATAAGCCTACTACTATAGCCATGTATACTTGTATGGTAATTGCACTGTACCATGTACAAAAACGACCATGTATGTGCTTTAGAGAGATTAATGATTGGTTGGTCTGATTGGTTTGTGACGTCCATGTCTCTCCATAGGCTACTACTCCTGGAGGAACACCCAGAAGGGCTCCTGGTTCGTGCAGGCCCTCTGTGAGATGTTACAAAGGTACGGCAAACAGCTGGAGATCATGCAGATCATGACACGTGTCAACCACATGGTGGCACTTGACTTCGAGTCTATGTCCAACATGCCTGGCTTTACTGCCAAAAAGCAGATCCCTTGCATTGTGTCTATGTTGACCAAAGATCTCTACTTTCCACATTGATTTGATATTGTTGTCTAGACATTACTATGACTTGATTGTGTATCCTGTGGGACCTTTTTAGCTATGTGCACAATGTTTACTGGACTTCTAAGTAGTGCTGCGCAATTACACAACATTTCTAAACTACCTATGTCGTTTCAATATTTTGAATTCCCTTTATGCACattttctctagagataaaccaGATCATGCCGAACTGCAAATTaggagggagttgtagtttccaacaggacaacattatacgTGGTTTAATGCagaaaacgtggtaattaactaccATGACCAGAATCCTACTTGAGACAGAAAAACACTCGATTGAGAGGGGTAGAGGGCAGTTGCTCtctatgccttatttactttgaagaactactaaaattgtgattttgtcagacagcataggcagaaGCTCTATAGAGAGGATga containing:
- the LOC124034151 gene encoding caspase-3-like; amino-acid sequence: MSDCATETDTMSDLVDAKGIAAQGLGSPSVQRFTTENPEVDAKPPADMYTYKMNYPCLGQCVIINNKNFDKHTGMSFRNGTDMDAGHAIKVFSSLGYKVKVANDQTVQQIQQLLCKVSQDDHSQSASFVCVMLSHGDEGVFYGTDGNVELKKLTGLFRGDRCKTLVGKPKLFFIQACRGNDLDGGIETDSVADDSPERIPVEADFLYAYSTAPGYYSWRNTQKGSWFVQALCEMLQRYGKQLEIMQIMTRVNHMVALDFESMSNMPGFTAKKQIPCIVSMLTKDLYFPH